The following proteins are co-located in the Pirellulales bacterium genome:
- a CDS encoding vanadium-dependent haloperoxidase produces the protein MRTSLSIVLGLACCAAAAQSASADVITDWDTVLINAVKTDTGNPATTMPGPGWASRNMAMVASAMGDAVDNAASSFSFTPYAYSHLTPTASPTAAAAQAAHDVLVNLYPAQQSTLDAALNNSLAGISGPALADGKALGAAVASAIVARRANDGSSVSVSYTPQPGLDHYQLQPGQTAWGPNWGSVTPFILSSAQKTDNANLIAARIDALVPGATSLTSTMFLSSSAFANAFNQVMLLGAATGSTRTQAQTNIGYFWGYDVGNLGPPPILYNQIVQTIANQQHNTVAQNARLFALANLAMADAGIVCWQSKYTYDFFRPITAAQEGLQLAAINPGITNVNTSWTPLGAPNGIIGSTTRPNDNPFTPPFPSFTSGHASFGGALFSTLADFYGTDNMNFTLTSDNIPGVMESFTKFSDAAAQNAESRIYLGIHWQFDADIGVASGDMVGNDVFGSAMLSVPEPSTFVLAALGLLGFLAYARRRGSWAEKARAKPSATGV, from the coding sequence GTGAGAACGTCATTGTCAATCGTTTTGGGTCTGGCGTGTTGCGCTGCTGCCGCCCAATCGGCCTCGGCGGACGTCATCACCGACTGGGATACGGTCCTGATCAACGCCGTGAAAACCGACACGGGCAATCCGGCGACGACAATGCCGGGACCCGGTTGGGCTTCTCGCAACATGGCGATGGTCGCCTCGGCGATGGGCGACGCCGTCGATAATGCCGCCTCGTCGTTCAGTTTCACCCCTTATGCCTATTCCCACCTTACGCCGACGGCCTCGCCGACGGCTGCCGCCGCTCAGGCCGCACATGACGTGCTCGTGAATCTCTATCCCGCTCAGCAATCGACTCTGGATGCCGCTTTGAACAATTCGCTCGCGGGAATCTCCGGTCCGGCGCTCGCTGACGGCAAGGCTCTGGGAGCCGCCGTCGCCAGCGCGATCGTCGCCCGTCGGGCCAACGACGGGTCGAGCGTTTCCGTCAGCTACACGCCCCAGCCCGGCTTGGATCACTATCAATTGCAACCCGGTCAGACGGCCTGGGGACCCAATTGGGGTAGCGTGACGCCCTTCATCTTGTCGAGCGCGCAGAAGACCGACAACGCGAATCTGATCGCCGCTCGCATCGACGCACTCGTTCCCGGCGCCACGAGCTTGACAAGCACCATGTTCCTGAGCAGCTCGGCATTCGCCAATGCCTTCAATCAAGTGATGTTGCTAGGGGCAGCGACCGGCTCGACCCGAACGCAAGCCCAGACCAACATCGGCTATTTCTGGGGATACGACGTGGGCAATCTTGGCCCGCCCCCAATCTTGTACAACCAAATCGTCCAGACCATCGCCAACCAACAGCACAACACCGTCGCGCAAAACGCCCGGCTGTTTGCCTTGGCGAATCTGGCGATGGCGGACGCCGGCATCGTCTGCTGGCAGTCGAAGTACACGTATGACTTTTTTCGGCCGATCACCGCGGCCCAGGAAGGTCTCCAACTCGCGGCAATCAATCCGGGGATCACCAACGTCAATACGAGCTGGACTCCGCTCGGCGCGCCCAACGGGATCATCGGTTCGACCACCCGGCCGAACGACAACCCGTTCACCCCGCCCTTCCCGTCCTTCACGTCAGGCCACGCCTCATTTGGCGGCGCGCTGTTTTCGACGTTGGCCGACTTTTACGGAACCGACAACATGAACTTCACGCTCACCAGCGACAACATTCCCGGTGTGATGGAATCCTTCACCAAGTTCAGCGACGCCGCCGCGCAGAACGCCGAGAGCCGAATCTATCTCGGCATTCATTGGCAATTCGACGCCGACATCGGCGTGGCCTCCGGCGATATGGTCGGCAACGACGTTTTCGGCAGCGCGATGCTGTCCGTGCCCGAGCCGAGCACGTTCGTCCTGGCGGCGTTGGGCCTGCTCGGATTTCTGGCATACGCCCGGCGGCGAGGCAGTTGGGCGGAAAAGGCCAGAGCGAAGCCGTCGGCAACTGGCGTTTGA